CAGTATCAGGATGGCCGGATTGAAACCCGATGTTCAATTACTTGACCTGATGTGTCCTTTCCGATACGTTCCTGCGTGTTCCCCCCATCTTGCCGGAAGGCTGTCCGGGATTCAACCTGATGTAAGAACAATTCGTAATAAGATGGAAAGATTATCGAACAGCTGCGACTTTCTGGTTGCAGAGGGAGCTGGAGGGGTATTGGTTCCGCTCAATGAAAATGAAAAAATGCTTGATCTCATGGTTGAATTGAACTGGCCTGTTATCCTCGTGGCCAGGGGAGATCTTGGTACGATAAATCATTCTTTGCTTTCACTTGCGGTTCTGAGAAATGCAGGATTACGAATCGCCGCGGTAGTCGTAAACCATCTGACAGAGGACGCTTCATTAGTTACAG
This Candidatus Aegiribacteria sp. DNA region includes the following protein-coding sequences:
- the bioD gene encoding dethiobiotin synthase; the encoded protein is MRGVFVTGTGTGVGKTLVAAGLLKALRDAGAVALPMKPVQTGCPEEGGMLTASDLEFSIRMAGLKPDVQLLDLMCPFRYVPACSPHLAGRLSGIQPDVRTIRNKMERLSNSCDFLVAEGAGGVLVPLNENEKMLDLMVELNWPVILVARGDLGTINHSLLSLAVLRNAGLRIAAVVVNHLTEDASLVTEDNPGAIAKFGEVPLTMEIPYMPGVEGSVINTSFMRTMSVLAGKILELP